One window of the Sulfitobacter alexandrii genome contains the following:
- a CDS encoding peptidylprolyl isomerase, with protein MRKFLIATAAVLTAGAAGATGLEIEVEGEANGTVTIDLLEDVAPQHVERITTLAEQGAYDGVVFHRVIDGFMAQTGDVQFGKEGGDLSRAGMGGSDLPDVPAEFSDIPFDKGVVGMARSQNPNSANSQFFIMFDEGYFLNGQYTVVGRVTGGQDVVDAIKRGTGGNGAVDGTPDVMRKVTVTE; from the coding sequence ATGCGTAAGTTCCTGATCGCAACCGCAGCCGTCCTCACGGCCGGTGCCGCCGGCGCGACCGGCCTCGAGATCGAGGTCGAGGGCGAGGCGAACGGCACCGTGACCATCGACCTGCTGGAGGACGTGGCACCGCAGCACGTGGAGCGGATCACCACGCTGGCGGAGCAGGGCGCCTACGATGGCGTCGTGTTCCACCGCGTGATCGACGGCTTCATGGCGCAGACCGGCGACGTCCAGTTCGGCAAGGAAGGCGGCGACCTGTCGCGCGCGGGCATGGGCGGCTCCGACCTGCCCGACGTGCCTGCCGAATTCTCCGACATCCCGTTCGACAAGGGCGTCGTGGGCATGGCCCGGTCGCAGAACCCCAATTCCGCCAACAGCCAGTTCTTCATCATGTTCGACGAAGGGTATTTCCTGAACGGTCAGTACACCGTGGTCGGAAGGGTGACCGGCGGGCAGGACGTGGTCGACGCGATCAAGCGCGGCACCGGCGGCAACGGCGCGGTCGACGGCACGCCGGACGTGATGCGCAAGGTCACCGTCACCGAGTGA
- a CDS encoding peptidylprolyl isomerase — MAEIKDPENTILMELKGGTVTIQLLPDVAPKHVARMKELARAGKYDNVAFHRVIDGFMAQTGDVEHGNMEDGFNLRLAGTGGSDLGNVPAEFSKVPHARGSLGAARSANPDSANSQFFINFKDNDFLNGQYTVYGQVISGMEHVDAITRGEPPAEPDRMIRVKVAADA, encoded by the coding sequence ATGGCCGAGATCAAAGACCCCGAAAACACGATCCTGATGGAGTTGAAGGGCGGCACCGTCACCATCCAGCTTCTGCCCGACGTGGCGCCCAAGCACGTGGCCCGGATGAAGGAACTGGCCCGCGCGGGCAAGTACGACAATGTCGCGTTCCACCGGGTGATCGACGGGTTCATGGCCCAGACCGGCGATGTGGAGCACGGGAACATGGAAGACGGATTCAACCTGCGCCTCGCGGGAACCGGCGGTTCGGACCTCGGCAACGTGCCGGCGGAATTTTCCAAGGTGCCGCACGCCCGTGGATCGCTGGGCGCGGCGCGGTCGGCCAATCCCGACAGCGCGAACAGCCAGTTCTTCATCAACTTCAAGGACAACGACTTCCTGAACGGCCAGTACACGGTCTATGGCCAGGTCATCAGCGGGATGGAGCACGTGGATGCCATCACCCGCGGCGAGCCGCCGGCCGAACCCGACCGCATGATCCGCGTCAAGGTGGCCGCCGATGCGTAA